The sequence CGCTCCAGGCGACGTGCACGCCCCAGACCTCACCGCTGCGGAAGCCGAACCCGGGCGTTCCCGCCACCAGCAGCAGCGGGGCGTCGTGGCCGGTCCGGCCGCGCCGCGAGGCGCGCAGCCGGGTGCCGTGGTGGAACGGCTGGCGCTGCGGACTGCGCTCTCGGCACCACTTGCCGGTGAGGTCGAGGAGCTCACCGGCGGTCGCGGGCACCGGCAACAGGACGTGCAGGCCGTCGAGCGTGTAGCCGCCGTCGGCGGTGTTGGTGACCGTGTGACGAACGCGCAGCAGCCCCGAAGGCTCCATCCGCAGCTCGCAGTCGAGCGCCAGGCCCGCGTCGACGTCCACCCCACGGCAGGTCAGCCGCTGATCGTCCTGCTCGCCCCGACCCAGCTCGACCTCGCCCACCCGGTGCAATCGGGGGAAGACGAGGGCACTGTCCCGGTGCCCGGCGAGCCCGGGATACCCAGACCAGCCGTCCGCCTCGCCAGGGACCAGCGTCAGCGGCCACGGCTCGTCGAGGCTGCTGGGCGCGACCGCGGGACGCAGGTCCGAGACCAGGCGCCGGAGGTCGTCCTCGCCCAGGTCCCCGGGGTCGGCACCCCAGTGCAGGACCCGCGGCAGCTCCGGCCCGGTCACGTCGAGCAGCACCCCCACACCCGCGGCACGCAGAAGCACTGGCGTATCGGTCATGCCCTCGTTCCTCGTCTCGCTGGCCAAGAAGCGACGGCTCAGCCCTTCGTCGAACCCAAGGTCAGACCGGCGACGAACTGCTTCTGCAGCAGGAAGAAGATCACCAGAACTGGGATCGCCACGATGACTGAGCCGGCAGCGACCAGGTTGAGATCGGTGAAGAACTGACCGCGTAGGTTGTTCAACGAACTAGTCACTGGGAACTTGTTCCCGGACTGCACCAGCACCGTGGCCCAGAAGAACTCGTTGTAGATCCAGGTGACCTCGAGTACGGCGAGCGCAGCCAACGGCGGCCGGCAAAGGGGGAGCGTCAGTTGCCAGAACTGCCGCCACACGCTGGCGCCGTCCACCATGCCCGCCTCGTAGAGCTCCTTGGGCAGGGTCTTCATGTAGTTGCTCAGCACGAAGGTACAGAAGCCGGTCTGGAACGCAGTGTTGACCAGGATCAAGCCATACAGACTGTCCAGCAGCAAGCCCGAGTCGCTCATCCACAGCGGCAGCGGGATGGCTCGGTACAGGCGGAACAGCGGGATGAGCAGCGACTGCTGGGGCAGCAGGTTAGCGGCCGTGAACAGGCCCAGCATGATGATGTTGAAACGGAAGCTGAACCGGGCGAGCACGAAGGCTACGCACGCGGAGAGGAACAGGGTGATCAGCACCGCTGGCACCGTGATGTACACCGAGTTGATGAAGTGCCGGGTGAAGTCACCCTGCGCCCAGGCGTTCTTGTAGTTCTGCAGCGTCCAACCACCGAAGGAGACGTAGCCGTGGATCGAGGTGTAGGCGTAGTCACGGAAGGAGTTGAGCACCGCCCAGGCGATCGGGAAGAGCCAGGCGAGCGCGATCACGGCAAGGAACACGTGCAGCAGCACCCGGACCGGCGTCAGTTTGCGACGGCGCCGCGGGACTCTCGTTTGAGCGTCGGCCGGGGCCTCCGTCACGGCGGTCATGACTTGTCCTCCCGCATCACGGTGGCCAGGTAGATCGAGATGAACACCAGCGAGACGAGGAGCATGAAGGTGGCCAGCGCTGAGCCGAACCCGATCCGGCTGGCCTCCCCGACCACGTTCTGCGTGACGAGCGCGGAGATCAACTCAAG comes from Actinomycetes bacterium and encodes:
- a CDS encoding carbohydrate ABC transporter permease; translation: MTAVTEAPADAQTRVPRRRRKLTPVRVLLHVFLAVIALAWLFPIAWAVLNSFRDYAYTSIHGYVSFGGWTLQNYKNAWAQGDFTRHFINSVYITVPAVLITLFLSACVAFVLARFSFRFNIIMLGLFTAANLLPQQSLLIPLFRLYRAIPLPLWMSDSGLLLDSLYGLILVNTAFQTGFCTFVLSNYMKTLPKELYEAGMVDGASVWRQFWQLTLPLCRPPLAALAVLEVTWIYNEFFWATVLVQSGNKFPVTSSLNNLRGQFFTDLNLVAAGSVIVAIPVLVIFFLLQKQFVAGLTLGSTKG